In the Klebsiella aerogenes KCTC 2190 genome, one interval contains:
- the tal gene encoding transaldolase: MNQLDSIKQFTTVVADSGDIESIRHYQPEDATTNPSLLLKAAGLDNYAGLIDDALAWAAKQGGNRETQVANACDKLAVNFGAEILKSIPGRVSTEVDARLSFNREKSIEKARHLVALYQEMGIDKSRILIKLASTWEGIRAAEVLEKEGIHCNLTLLFSFAQARACAEAGVFLISPFVGRIYDWYQARQPLDPYVVDEDPGVKSVRNIYDYFKLHKYNTIVMGASFRRTEQILALVGCDRLTISPALLQELQASDAPVVRKLIPAHQILPRPVPMSEAEFRWEHNQDPMAVEKLAEGIRQFAVDQRKLEDLLAAKLSSFVTE, encoded by the coding sequence ATGAACCAGCTAGACAGTATCAAACAATTCACCACCGTAGTCGCCGACAGCGGCGACATTGAATCTATCCGCCACTATCAGCCTGAAGATGCCACCACCAACCCTTCGCTGCTCTTAAAGGCTGCCGGACTGGATAACTACGCCGGGCTTATCGATGATGCCCTCGCCTGGGCTGCAAAACAGGGCGGCAACCGCGAGACGCAGGTCGCCAATGCCTGCGATAAACTGGCGGTCAATTTTGGTGCGGAAATACTCAAAAGCATCCCAGGGCGCGTCTCCACCGAAGTCGATGCCCGTCTCTCCTTCAATCGTGAAAAAAGTATCGAGAAAGCACGCCATCTGGTCGCTCTCTATCAGGAAATGGGGATCGATAAGTCGCGGATCCTGATCAAACTAGCCTCCACCTGGGAAGGGATCCGCGCCGCGGAGGTGCTGGAAAAAGAAGGGATTCACTGCAACCTGACGCTGCTGTTCTCTTTCGCCCAGGCTCGCGCCTGCGCTGAAGCCGGCGTGTTTCTGATTTCGCCCTTCGTCGGGCGTATTTACGATTGGTATCAGGCGCGTCAGCCGTTAGATCCTTACGTGGTTGATGAAGACCCGGGGGTGAAATCGGTGCGCAATATCTACGACTATTTCAAACTCCATAAGTACAACACCATCGTGATGGGCGCCAGCTTCCGCCGTACCGAACAAATCCTCGCGCTGGTCGGCTGCGACCGCCTCACCATCTCCCCGGCCTTGTTACAAGAGCTGCAGGCCAGCGACGCGCCGGTAGTACGCAAACTCATCCCCGCTCATCAGATACTGCCGCGCCCGGTTCCGATGAGCGAAGCGGAATTCCGCTGGGAGCATAACCAGGATCCGATGGCGGTAGAAAAACTGGCGGAAGGTATTCGCCAGTTCGCCGTCGATCAACGCAAACTGGAAGATCTGCTAGCAGCAAAACTGTCATCCTTTGTCACGGAGTAA
- the maeB gene encoding NADP-dependent oxaloacetate-decarboxylating malate dehydrogenase — MDEQLKQSALDFHEFPVPGKIQVSPTKPLATQRDLALAYSPGVAAPCLEIEKDPLAAYKYTARGNLVAVVSNGTAVLGLGNIGALAGKPVMEGKGVLFKKFAGIDVFDIEVDELDPDKFINVVAALEPTFGGINLEDIKAPECFYIEQKLRERMNIPVFHDDQHGTAIISTAAILNGLRVVEKNLSDVRMVVSGAGAAAIACMNLLVALGMQKHNIVVCDSKGVIYKDREANMAETKAAYAVEDDGKRTLDDVIDGADIFLGCSGPKVLTPEMVKKMARSPLILALANPEPEILPPLAKEVRDDVIICTGRSDYPNQVNNVLCFPFIFRGALDVGATAINEEMKLAAVHAIAELAHAEQSEVVASAYGDQDLSFGPEYIIPKPFDPRLIVKIAPAVAKAAMESGVATRPIADFDAYIEKLSEFVYKTNLFMKPIFSQARKEPKRVVLAEGEETRVLHATQELVSLGLAKPILIGRPSVIEMRIQKLGLQIKAGVDFEIVNNESDPRFKEYWSEYYQLMKRRGITQEQAQRAVISNTSVIGAIMVHRGEADAMICGTIGDYHEHYRVVQPLFGFRDGVSTAGAMNALLLPSGNTFIADTYVNHDPSPEELAEITLMAAESVRRFGIEPRVALLSHSNFGSADCPSASKMRKTLELVKASAPDLMIDGEMHGDAALVESIRNDRMPDSPLKGAANILVMPNMEAARISYNLLRVSSSEGVTVGPVLMGIAKPVHILTPIASVRRIVNMVALAVVEAQTQPL, encoded by the coding sequence ATGGATGAGCAGTTGAAACAAAGCGCCCTCGATTTCCACGAGTTCCCGGTGCCCGGGAAAATTCAGGTGTCGCCGACTAAGCCCCTGGCGACCCAACGCGATCTGGCGCTGGCATATTCGCCGGGCGTTGCCGCGCCGTGCCTGGAAATTGAGAAGGATCCTTTGGCCGCTTACAAATACACCGCTCGCGGCAACCTCGTGGCGGTGGTCTCCAACGGTACCGCTGTCCTCGGTTTAGGCAATATCGGCGCGCTGGCCGGAAAACCGGTAATGGAAGGAAAGGGCGTTCTGTTTAAAAAGTTCGCCGGTATCGATGTGTTCGATATTGAAGTTGATGAGCTGGATCCTGACAAATTCATTAATGTCGTTGCCGCCCTGGAGCCGACGTTTGGCGGCATCAACCTCGAAGATATTAAAGCGCCGGAATGTTTCTACATTGAGCAGAAACTGCGTGAGCGCATGAATATTCCGGTGTTCCACGACGATCAGCACGGCACGGCGATTATCAGCACCGCGGCAATTCTCAACGGTCTGCGGGTGGTTGAGAAGAATCTCTCTGATGTGCGGATGGTGGTCTCCGGCGCGGGAGCGGCGGCTATCGCCTGTATGAACCTGCTGGTGGCGCTGGGAATGCAGAAACACAATATCGTGGTCTGCGACTCGAAAGGCGTTATCTATAAAGACCGCGAAGCCAACATGGCGGAAACCAAAGCGGCCTACGCGGTGGAAGACGACGGGAAACGTACCCTCGACGATGTCATCGATGGCGCGGACATTTTCCTTGGCTGCTCCGGGCCGAAAGTTCTGACTCCGGAGATGGTCAAGAAGATGGCGCGCTCACCGCTGATCCTCGCGCTGGCGAACCCGGAGCCGGAAATCCTACCGCCGCTGGCGAAGGAAGTGCGCGACGACGTGATTATTTGTACCGGCCGTTCCGACTATCCAAACCAGGTCAACAACGTGCTGTGCTTCCCGTTCATCTTCCGCGGCGCGCTGGATGTTGGCGCGACGGCGATAAACGAAGAGATGAAGCTGGCGGCGGTTCATGCTATCGCCGAGCTGGCGCATGCCGAACAGAGCGAAGTCGTGGCTTCCGCCTATGGCGACCAGGATCTCAGCTTTGGCCCGGAGTACATTATTCCGAAACCGTTCGATCCGCGCCTGATCGTCAAGATCGCGCCAGCGGTCGCTAAAGCGGCGATGGAATCAGGCGTGGCGACCCGGCCGATTGCCGACTTCGATGCCTACATCGAGAAACTGAGCGAGTTCGTCTATAAAACTAACCTGTTTATGAAGCCGATCTTCTCCCAGGCGCGCAAAGAGCCGAAGCGCGTGGTGCTGGCGGAAGGCGAGGAGACTCGCGTGTTGCACGCCACGCAGGAGCTGGTTTCTCTGGGGCTGGCGAAGCCAATCCTCATCGGTCGCCCGAGCGTGATTGAAATGCGCATCCAGAAACTGGGCCTGCAGATTAAAGCGGGCGTGGACTTCGAAATCGTCAATAATGAATCCGATCCGCGCTTCAAAGAGTACTGGAGCGAGTACTACCAGTTGATGAAGCGCCGCGGCATTACCCAGGAGCAGGCGCAGCGGGCGGTCATTAGCAACACTTCGGTCATTGGCGCGATTATGGTTCATCGCGGTGAGGCGGATGCGATGATCTGCGGAACCATCGGAGATTATCATGAGCACTATCGCGTGGTTCAGCCGCTGTTTGGCTTCCGCGACGGCGTCAGCACCGCCGGGGCGATGAACGCGCTGCTGCTGCCAAGCGGAAACACCTTTATCGCCGATACCTATGTCAACCACGATCCATCGCCGGAAGAGCTGGCGGAGATCACCCTGATGGCGGCGGAAAGCGTGCGTCGTTTTGGTATCGAACCGCGTGTCGCGCTGCTGTCGCACTCTAACTTCGGTTCAGCTGATTGCCCGTCTGCCAGCAAAATGCGCAAAACGCTGGAATTGGTGAAAGCGAGCGCGCCGGATCTGATGATTGACGGCGAAATGCACGGCGACGCCGCGCTGGTGGAGAGCATCCGCAACGATCGTATGCCGGATAGCCCGCTGAAAGGGGCGGCTAATATTCTGGTGATGCCGAATATGGAAGCCGCGCGTATCAGCTACAACCTGCTGCGCGTCTCCAGTTCGGAAGGGGTAACCGTCGGGCCGGTACTGATGGGTATCGCTAAGCCGGTGCATATTCTCACGCCTATCGCCTCCGTGCGCCGTATCGTCAACATGGTGGCGCTGGCGGTCGTGGAAGCGCAGACCCAGCCGCTGTAA
- the hemF gene encoding oxygen-dependent coproporphyrinogen oxidase: MKPDVQQVKAFLLQLQDAICAKLSAVDGKDFVEDSWQREGGGGGRSRVLRDGGVFEQAGVNFSHVHGDAMPASATAHRPELAGRSFEAMGVSLVVHPRNPYVPTSHANVRFFIAEKPGADPVWWFGGGFDLTPYYGFEEDAIHWHRTARDLCLPYGDEVYPRYKKWCDDYFFLKHRNEQRGIGGLFFDDLNTPDFDHCFAFMQAVGNGFTDAYLPIVERRKTTPYGERERDFQLYRRGRYVEFNLVWDRGTLFGLQTGGRTESILMSMPPLVRWEYDYHPQEGSPEAALSEFIKVKEWI, from the coding sequence ATGAAACCCGATGTACAGCAGGTCAAAGCCTTCCTTCTTCAGCTGCAGGATGCCATTTGCGCCAAACTCTCCGCCGTTGACGGCAAGGATTTTGTTGAAGATAGCTGGCAGCGCGAAGGCGGCGGCGGCGGACGCAGCCGGGTTTTACGCGACGGCGGCGTCTTTGAGCAGGCCGGGGTTAACTTCTCTCACGTCCATGGCGATGCGATGCCCGCCTCAGCTACCGCCCACCGCCCGGAACTGGCCGGGCGCAGCTTTGAGGCGATGGGCGTTTCGCTGGTGGTGCATCCGCGCAACCCCTATGTGCCGACCAGCCACGCTAACGTTCGCTTTTTTATTGCCGAGAAGCCCGGCGCCGACCCGGTGTGGTGGTTCGGCGGCGGGTTTGATCTAACGCCTTATTATGGGTTTGAAGAAGACGCCATTCACTGGCATCGTACTGCCCGCGATTTATGCCTGCCGTACGGCGACGAGGTCTATCCGCGCTATAAAAAGTGGTGCGATGATTACTTCTTCCTTAAGCACCGTAACGAACAGCGCGGCATTGGCGGTCTGTTCTTTGATGATTTAAATACTCCGGACTTCGACCACTGCTTCGCCTTTATGCAGGCAGTGGGCAACGGCTTTACCGACGCTTACCTGCCGATCGTTGAGCGCCGAAAAACCACGCCTTACGGCGAACGCGAACGCGATTTCCAGCTTTATCGCCGCGGGCGCTATGTGGAATTCAATCTGGTGTGGGATCGCGGCACGCTGTTCGGCCTGCAGACCGGCGGGCGTACGGAGTCTATTCTGATGTCGATGCCGCCGCTGGTGCGCTGGGAGTATGACTACCATCCGCAAGAAGGCAGCCCGGAAGCCGCATTGAGCGAGTTTATTAAAGTCAAAGAGTGGATCTGA